Proteins encoded by one window of Camelus bactrianus isolate YW-2024 breed Bactrian camel chromosome 9, ASM4877302v1, whole genome shotgun sequence:
- the LOC105074406 gene encoding uncharacterized protein LOC105074406 isoform X3 produces the protein MCWEETGVSRRTQRLFFAQTRAGLPTGAQPRVTDVEDRPLPRPLRRCREARKSRIKVLADLVSGDGLRRGLQMTAFSSCPHVAEKTSKLSRVSPRDGAEPDTADPAPPGLPLSEEVSPRERLTQRASGDSRLGQTKDRNESSEMQEGRLRPRVEPLREKLPGKVSPERDGLGTDDGLLCRPGRQQVSPGDVLHERDSQGSGRGPLIHEGQPLHKCEECGKVFNRNCFLVRHEQVHSGAKPYECTECGKAFSKSTHLLQHHMVHTGERPYECTDCGKAFNRRSHLTRHQRIHTGEKPYECSECGKAFTHRSNLVLHNRSHTGEKPFVCKECGKAFRDKTGFLRHYIIHTGEKPFECVECGKAFNRRSHLTWHQQIHTGVRPFECSECGKAFCDSTDLIQHHVIHTGEKPYKCLECGKAFYRRSHLKQHQRSHTGEKPYVCGECGKAFTHCSTFILHKRAHTGEKPYECKECGKAFSNRSDLIRHFSIHTEEKPYECTECGKAFNRRSYLTRHQRIHSGEKPYECMECGKAFCQRANLIRHAIIHTGEKPYVCTECGKAFTYCYTFILHKRAHIGEKPFECKECEKAFSTRKDLIRHISIHAGEKPYECTECGKAFNRRSGLTRHQRIHSGEKPYECMECGKSFCWSTSLIRHAIIHTGEKPYKCT, from the exons ATGTGTTGGGAGGAAACGGGGGtgtctcgcagaacccagag gCTGTTCTTTGCCCAAACCAGAGCTGGTCTACCCACTGGAGCACAGCCCAGGGTCACGGACGTCGAAGACAGGCCTCTCCCCAGGCCTCTGCGCAG atgtCGGGAGGCcaggaagtccaggatcaaggtgctggcagaccTGGTGTCGGGGGATGGCCTGCGTCGCGGTCTGCAGATGACAGCCTTCTCATCCTGTCCTCACGTGGCAGAGAAAACAAGCAAGCTGTCTCGTGTCTCTCCTC GTGATGGCGCAGAACCTGACACCGCAGACCCTGCCCCTCCTGGCCTGCCCTTGTCTGAGGAGGTCTCACCCCGGGAACGGCTGACTCAGCGAGCCTCAGGGGACTCCCGCTTGGGACAGACCAAGGATCGAAATGAGTCATCTGAAATGCAGGAAGGCCGCTTGAGACCCAGGGTAGAGCCCCTGAGGGAGAAGCTCCCTGGGAAAGTGAGCCCTGAACGTGATGGTTTAGGGACAGATGATGGGCTGCTCTGCAGGCCTGGGCGGCAGCAGGTCTCTCCAGGAGACGTTCTCCATGAACGAGACTCACAGGGGTCAGGGAGAGGCCCCCTGATACATGAGGGGCAACCCCTGCACAAGTGCGAGGAGTGTGGGAAAGTATTTAATAGGAATTGCTTCCTTGTTCGACATGAGCAGGTTCACTCTGGAGCGAAGCCCTACGAGTGCACGGAGTGCGGGAAAGCTTTCAGCAAGAGCACACACCTCCTCCAGCACCACATGGTCCACACGGGGGAGAGGCCCTACGAGTGCACGGACTGCGGCAAGGCCTTCAACCGCAGGTCGCACCTCACAAGGCACCAGCGGATCCACACCGGAGAGAAGCCTTATGagtgcagtgaatgtggaaaggcCTTCACCCATCGCTCCAATTTAGTCTTGCATAACAGGAGCCACACTGGGGAAAAGCCCTTTGTGTGCAaggagtgtgggaaagccttccgAGACAAGACGGGTTTCCTGCGACACTACATCATCCACACCGGAGAGAAGCCCTTTGAGTGTGTGGagtgtgggaaggctttcaaccgCAGGTCACACCTCACCTGGCACCAGCAGATTCATACTGGAGTGCGACCCTTCGAATGCAgtgagtgtgggaaggcctttTGTGACAGCACAGACCTCATCCAGCACCATGTcatccacactggagagaagccatACAAGTGCCTCGAGTGCGGGAAGGCCTTCTACCGCAGGTCCCACCTCAAACAGCACCAGCGGAGtcacactggggagaagccctACGTGTGCGgtgagtgtgggaaggccttcaccCACTGCTCCACTTTCATCCTGCATAAGAGGgcccacactggagagaaaccctacgAGTGCAAAGAATGCGGGAAAGCCTTTAGCAATCGGTCAGACCTCATTCGACACTTCAGCATCCACACGGAAGAGAAGCCTTACGAGTGCAcggagtgtgggaaggcctttaaCCGCAGGTCATACCTCACCAGGCACCAGCGGATCCACAGTGGGGAGAAGCCCTACGAATGCATGGAGTGTGGCAAAGCCTTTTGCCAAAGGGCAAACCTCATTCGCCACGCCATCATCCACACCGGAGAGAAGCCCTACGTGTGCActgaatgtgggaaggccttcaccTACTGCTATACCTTTATCCTGCATAAGAGGGCCCACATTGGGGAGAAACCTTTTGAGTGCAAAGAATGTGAGAAAGCTTTCAGCACCAGGAAAGACCTCATTCGACACATTAGCATCCACGCTGGAGAGAAGCCGTATGAGTGCAcggagtgtgggaaggcctttaaCCGCAGGTCCGGCCTCACCAGGCACCAGCGGATCCACAGTGGAGAGAAGCCCTACGAATGCATGGAGTGTGGGAAGTCCTTCTGCTGGAGCACGAGCCTCATTCGCCACGCCATCATCCACACCGGAGAGAAGCCTTATAAGTGCA cttga
- the LOC105074406 gene encoding uncharacterized protein LOC105074406 isoform X2, which produces MCWEETGVSRRTQRLFFAQTRAGLPTGAQPRVTDVEDRPLPRPLRRCREARKSRIKVLADLVSGDGLRRGLQMTAFSSCPHVAEKTSKLSRVSPRDGAEPDTADPAPPGLPLSEEVSPRERLTQRASGDSRLGQTKDRNESSEMQEGRLRPRVEPLREKLPGKVSPERDGLGTDDGLLCRPGRQQVSPGDVLHERDSQGSGRGPLIHEGQPLHKCEECGKVFNRNCFLVRHEQVHSGAKPYECTECGKAFSKSTHLLQHHMVHTGERPYECTDCGKAFNRRSHLTRHQRIHTGEKPYECSECGKAFTHRSNLVLHNRSHTGEKPFVCKECGKAFRDKTGFLRHYIIHTGEKPFECVECGKAFNRRSHLTWHQQIHTGVRPFECSECGKAFCDSTDLIQHHVIHTGEKPYKCLECGKAFYRRSHLKQHQRSHTGEKPYVCGECGKAFTHCSTFILHKRAHTGEKPYECKECGKAFSNRSDLIRHFSIHTEEKPYECTECGKAFNRRSYLTRHQRIHSGEKPYECMECGKAFCQRANLIRHAIIHTGEKPYVCTECGKAFTYCYTFILHKRAHIGEKPFECKECEKAFSTRKDLIRHISIHAGEKPYECTECGKAFNRRSGLTRHQRIHSGEKPYECMECGKSFCWSTSLIRHAIIHTGEKPYKCSECGKAFSRSSSLTQHQRVHTGRNPVSVTDVGRPFTSGQTSVSL; this is translated from the exons ATGTGTTGGGAGGAAACGGGGGtgtctcgcagaacccagag gCTGTTCTTTGCCCAAACCAGAGCTGGTCTACCCACTGGAGCACAGCCCAGGGTCACGGACGTCGAAGACAGGCCTCTCCCCAGGCCTCTGCGCAG atgtCGGGAGGCcaggaagtccaggatcaaggtgctggcagaccTGGTGTCGGGGGATGGCCTGCGTCGCGGTCTGCAGATGACAGCCTTCTCATCCTGTCCTCACGTGGCAGAGAAAACAAGCAAGCTGTCTCGTGTCTCTCCTC GTGATGGCGCAGAACCTGACACCGCAGACCCTGCCCCTCCTGGCCTGCCCTTGTCTGAGGAGGTCTCACCCCGGGAACGGCTGACTCAGCGAGCCTCAGGGGACTCCCGCTTGGGACAGACCAAGGATCGAAATGAGTCATCTGAAATGCAGGAAGGCCGCTTGAGACCCAGGGTAGAGCCCCTGAGGGAGAAGCTCCCTGGGAAAGTGAGCCCTGAACGTGATGGTTTAGGGACAGATGATGGGCTGCTCTGCAGGCCTGGGCGGCAGCAGGTCTCTCCAGGAGACGTTCTCCATGAACGAGACTCACAGGGGTCAGGGAGAGGCCCCCTGATACATGAGGGGCAACCCCTGCACAAGTGCGAGGAGTGTGGGAAAGTATTTAATAGGAATTGCTTCCTTGTTCGACATGAGCAGGTTCACTCTGGAGCGAAGCCCTACGAGTGCACGGAGTGCGGGAAAGCTTTCAGCAAGAGCACACACCTCCTCCAGCACCACATGGTCCACACGGGGGAGAGGCCCTACGAGTGCACGGACTGCGGCAAGGCCTTCAACCGCAGGTCGCACCTCACAAGGCACCAGCGGATCCACACCGGAGAGAAGCCTTATGagtgcagtgaatgtggaaaggcCTTCACCCATCGCTCCAATTTAGTCTTGCATAACAGGAGCCACACTGGGGAAAAGCCCTTTGTGTGCAaggagtgtgggaaagccttccgAGACAAGACGGGTTTCCTGCGACACTACATCATCCACACCGGAGAGAAGCCCTTTGAGTGTGTGGagtgtgggaaggctttcaaccgCAGGTCACACCTCACCTGGCACCAGCAGATTCATACTGGAGTGCGACCCTTCGAATGCAgtgagtgtgggaaggcctttTGTGACAGCACAGACCTCATCCAGCACCATGTcatccacactggagagaagccatACAAGTGCCTCGAGTGCGGGAAGGCCTTCTACCGCAGGTCCCACCTCAAACAGCACCAGCGGAGtcacactggggagaagccctACGTGTGCGgtgagtgtgggaaggccttcaccCACTGCTCCACTTTCATCCTGCATAAGAGGgcccacactggagagaaaccctacgAGTGCAAAGAATGCGGGAAAGCCTTTAGCAATCGGTCAGACCTCATTCGACACTTCAGCATCCACACGGAAGAGAAGCCTTACGAGTGCAcggagtgtgggaaggcctttaaCCGCAGGTCATACCTCACCAGGCACCAGCGGATCCACAGTGGGGAGAAGCCCTACGAATGCATGGAGTGTGGCAAAGCCTTTTGCCAAAGGGCAAACCTCATTCGCCACGCCATCATCCACACCGGAGAGAAGCCCTACGTGTGCActgaatgtgggaaggccttcaccTACTGCTATACCTTTATCCTGCATAAGAGGGCCCACATTGGGGAGAAACCTTTTGAGTGCAAAGAATGTGAGAAAGCTTTCAGCACCAGGAAAGACCTCATTCGACACATTAGCATCCACGCTGGAGAGAAGCCGTATGAGTGCAcggagtgtgggaaggcctttaaCCGCAGGTCCGGCCTCACCAGGCACCAGCGGATCCACAGTGGAGAGAAGCCCTACGAATGCATGGAGTGTGGGAAGTCCTTCTGCTGGAGCACGAGCCTCATTCGCCACGCCATCATCCACACCGGAGAGAAGCCTTATAAGTGCAGTGAGTGTGGAAAGGCCTTCAGTCGCAGCTCCTCCCTCACTCAGCATCAGAGGGTTCATACTGGGAGAAACCCCGTCAGCGTGACCGATGTGGGGAGACCCTTCACAAGTGGGCAGACCTCAGTCAGCCTGTAA
- the LOC105074406 gene encoding uncharacterized protein LOC105074406 isoform X1: MCWEETGVSRRTQRLFFAQTRAGLPTGAQPRVTDVEDRPLPRPLRRCREARKSRIKVLADLVSGDGLRRGLQMTAFSSCPHVAEKTSKLSRVSPRDGAEPDTADPAPPGLPLSEEVSPRERLTQRASGDSRLGQTKDRNESSEMQEGRLRPRVEPLREKLPGKVSPERDGLGTDDGLLCRPGRQQVSPGDVLHERDSQGSGRGPLIHEGQPLHKCEECGKVFNRNCFLVRHEQVHSGAKPYECTECGKAFSKSTHLLQHHMVHTGERPYECTDCGKAFNRRSHLTRHQRIHTGEKPYECSECGKAFTHRSNLVLHNRSHTGEKPFVCKECGKAFRDKTGFLRHYIIHTGEKPFECVECGKAFNRRSHLTWHQQIHTGVRPFECSECGKAFCDSTDLIQHHVIHTGEKPYKCLECGKAFYRRSHLKQHQRSHTGEKPYVCGECGKAFTHCSTFILHKRAHTGEKPYECKECGKAFSNRSDLIRHFSIHTEEKPYECTECGKAFNRRSYLTRHQRIHSGEKPYECMECGKAFCQRANLIRHAIIHTGEKPYVCTECGKAFTYCYTFILHKRAHIGEKPFECKECEKAFSTRKDLIRHISIHAGEKPYECTECGKAFNRRSGLTRHQRIHSGEKPYECMECGKSFCWSTSLIRHAIIHTGEKPYKCSECGKAFSRSSSLTQHQRVHTGRNPVSVTDVGRPFTSGQTSVSLLNTFQFCHQKKE, translated from the exons ATGTGTTGGGAGGAAACGGGGGtgtctcgcagaacccagag gCTGTTCTTTGCCCAAACCAGAGCTGGTCTACCCACTGGAGCACAGCCCAGGGTCACGGACGTCGAAGACAGGCCTCTCCCCAGGCCTCTGCGCAG atgtCGGGAGGCcaggaagtccaggatcaaggtgctggcagaccTGGTGTCGGGGGATGGCCTGCGTCGCGGTCTGCAGATGACAGCCTTCTCATCCTGTCCTCACGTGGCAGAGAAAACAAGCAAGCTGTCTCGTGTCTCTCCTC GTGATGGCGCAGAACCTGACACCGCAGACCCTGCCCCTCCTGGCCTGCCCTTGTCTGAGGAGGTCTCACCCCGGGAACGGCTGACTCAGCGAGCCTCAGGGGACTCCCGCTTGGGACAGACCAAGGATCGAAATGAGTCATCTGAAATGCAGGAAGGCCGCTTGAGACCCAGGGTAGAGCCCCTGAGGGAGAAGCTCCCTGGGAAAGTGAGCCCTGAACGTGATGGTTTAGGGACAGATGATGGGCTGCTCTGCAGGCCTGGGCGGCAGCAGGTCTCTCCAGGAGACGTTCTCCATGAACGAGACTCACAGGGGTCAGGGAGAGGCCCCCTGATACATGAGGGGCAACCCCTGCACAAGTGCGAGGAGTGTGGGAAAGTATTTAATAGGAATTGCTTCCTTGTTCGACATGAGCAGGTTCACTCTGGAGCGAAGCCCTACGAGTGCACGGAGTGCGGGAAAGCTTTCAGCAAGAGCACACACCTCCTCCAGCACCACATGGTCCACACGGGGGAGAGGCCCTACGAGTGCACGGACTGCGGCAAGGCCTTCAACCGCAGGTCGCACCTCACAAGGCACCAGCGGATCCACACCGGAGAGAAGCCTTATGagtgcagtgaatgtggaaaggcCTTCACCCATCGCTCCAATTTAGTCTTGCATAACAGGAGCCACACTGGGGAAAAGCCCTTTGTGTGCAaggagtgtgggaaagccttccgAGACAAGACGGGTTTCCTGCGACACTACATCATCCACACCGGAGAGAAGCCCTTTGAGTGTGTGGagtgtgggaaggctttcaaccgCAGGTCACACCTCACCTGGCACCAGCAGATTCATACTGGAGTGCGACCCTTCGAATGCAgtgagtgtgggaaggcctttTGTGACAGCACAGACCTCATCCAGCACCATGTcatccacactggagagaagccatACAAGTGCCTCGAGTGCGGGAAGGCCTTCTACCGCAGGTCCCACCTCAAACAGCACCAGCGGAGtcacactggggagaagccctACGTGTGCGgtgagtgtgggaaggccttcaccCACTGCTCCACTTTCATCCTGCATAAGAGGgcccacactggagagaaaccctacgAGTGCAAAGAATGCGGGAAAGCCTTTAGCAATCGGTCAGACCTCATTCGACACTTCAGCATCCACACGGAAGAGAAGCCTTACGAGTGCAcggagtgtgggaaggcctttaaCCGCAGGTCATACCTCACCAGGCACCAGCGGATCCACAGTGGGGAGAAGCCCTACGAATGCATGGAGTGTGGCAAAGCCTTTTGCCAAAGGGCAAACCTCATTCGCCACGCCATCATCCACACCGGAGAGAAGCCCTACGTGTGCActgaatgtgggaaggccttcaccTACTGCTATACCTTTATCCTGCATAAGAGGGCCCACATTGGGGAGAAACCTTTTGAGTGCAAAGAATGTGAGAAAGCTTTCAGCACCAGGAAAGACCTCATTCGACACATTAGCATCCACGCTGGAGAGAAGCCGTATGAGTGCAcggagtgtgggaaggcctttaaCCGCAGGTCCGGCCTCACCAGGCACCAGCGGATCCACAGTGGAGAGAAGCCCTACGAATGCATGGAGTGTGGGAAGTCCTTCTGCTGGAGCACGAGCCTCATTCGCCACGCCATCATCCACACCGGAGAGAAGCCTTATAAGTGCAGTGAGTGTGGAAAGGCCTTCAGTCGCAGCTCCTCCCTCACTCAGCATCAGAGGGTTCATACTGGGAGAAACCCCGTCAGCGTGACCGATGTGGGGAGACCCTTCACAAGTGGGCAGACCTCAGTCAGCCT cttgaaCACATTTCAGTTTTGTCACCAAAAGAAAGAGTAG